The sequence ACTAGAATCTGAACACGGTGCGCAACACCCCTACCACGATGGTGTTGTCGCCAGTGTCTCTGGTGTTGTTGGGGTTGAAGATAGCATATATACCGGGGGTGATAGAAATGTTGTCGTTTATGGGATAGTTGTATTGCCCCTCAATTATCCAGGAC comes from Geminocystis sp. M7585_C2015_104 and encodes:
- a CDS encoding carbohydrate porin, with translation SWIIEGQYNYPINDNISITPGIYAIFNPNNTRDTGDNTIVVGVLRTVFRF